A window from Pseudobutyrivibrio ruminis HUN009 encodes these proteins:
- a CDS encoding DUF362 domain-containing protein, translating into MAYVISDSCVSCGTCEPECPVGAISQGDSQFNIDADACVECGTCAGVCPTGAIAQG; encoded by the coding sequence ATGGCATACGTTATTTCTGATTCATGCGTATCATGTGGTACATGCGAGCCTGAGTGCCCAGTAGGTGCTATCTCACAGGGAGATTCACAGTTCAACATCGACGCTGACGCTTGCGTTGAGTGTGGTACATGTGCAGGTGTTTGCCCAACAGGAGCAATCGCTCAGGGCTAA